In the Ruminococcus sp. OA3 genome, one interval contains:
- a CDS encoding YwbE family protein, giving the protein MNGQNRSDVKVGATVKIVLKADQRTGKLTEGVVARLLTKSSYHPHGIKVMLEDGQVGRVQCIRKTDLLVR; this is encoded by the coding sequence ATGAACGGACAAAATAGGTCTGATGTGAAGGTCGGAGCGACGGTCAAGATTGTCCTGAAGGCGGACCAACGTACCGGCAAGCTGACAGAGGGGGTTGTGGCGCGGTTGCTGACAAAAAGCAGCTACCATCCCCACGGCATTAAAGTGATGCTTGAGGATGGGCAGGTAGGCCGGGTGCAGTGCATTAGAAAAACTGATTTGTTAGTAAGGTAA
- a CDS encoding hybrid sensor histidine kinase/response regulator, whose protein sequence is MPHEQPLSTAAEEQTAAMLDHAPVAIYVCAADSRELLYVNQLAKKLFFSGGEMDYELSWIFGSEDKIQHSEFLTCQHQHPVNQHIYQLSVKAIDWSCRAAYIAYATDITNAMAEEDQTRAHIEELQATFSDIPCGLCVYRAAGRHISPLFHNPAFYTILGYSEEHIRRIEQKTEYLGVHPDDIALLRERVAEALKCDGVLQHTYRVWSDVKEEFQWIQLAGAVKPQPDGSKLFYGVYSDVSEQRRLEREILSYNEKMQDIINAIPGGVAIYRVSDIFETVYFSDGVAELSGYTVEEYLKMVKCDAARLIYPEDTTMVVRKLRQAIEENRVADFEFRKLHRDGHVVWVHLQARQVGEEDGLPLLQCVFHNISTLKETQSELNHLVNSIPGGIASYRIEGGRFIPTYYSDGILAISGHTQAEFEELVREDAMNIIYRSDRERVAAAAKVAVESGEVLDVSYRMRHKDGNLIWVHLNGRRMGPMAGNMKFYAVFTGISPESQLFRSIVNETADGIYVIDRENHDLLYANESKKLFGNGPDKVGQKCYAALFGKQGPCEACVLKSCLGDGAGHLMEIESTGQFFDTSVKERDWNGIPAYVLYVKDVTETVHSRREKERLEQYFQTMVKNLPGGVAVVCCNKDGSMTPEFLSDGFAEMTGMTNQEAWQLYEKDAMRGVHPDDQERSIRHMEEFMDSGGTRSELEYRLLKGDGSYVWVKNTLSMLMSEAGEKRLYASYHDMTAEREEQERIRQQYKDMILQHYLMPGPNALILGHCNITRNRILEIIDHTDSNLLETFSDSREAFFTGIGNLVVDAAERKSFMESYLNAPALEAYAKGEKEVLQNCFIKLPKEPVGRYVQFKVNLVEAPDTGDVTGVLTVTDMTEQVISERILHRLSVVNCDLVVDVDLLRDHCTLLSGKMEERDVTVGHALHSDRISFMLREQVVPRDRERVARMMDPAYMRTRLEREGSYSLSFSVTEEDGNISAKKLTVSAIDLRIGRICLARADITDSVREQQGLLNVVAYTFELLAMINVDTGRLTLHTRKTVLENLPPYTVEDYNGAVERIAGSYGSQLSDAERAEIGRQVCLETMCTRLAESPAGYDFVLPYQGQDGLRYKQVNILWGDSDHKTVCMVRADVTDMLAEERKRKAELEDALMQAEQANQAKSDFLSSMSHDIRTPMNAIMGMTALASAHADDRERLEDCLEKISFSSRHLLSLINDILDMSKIERGKIALNCGNLLLTELVGQIAAMLATQAEDAGLKFTVEMKDMIHTNIYGDSLRINQILINIIGNAIKFTPEGGWVDFTVEEIAPKEGDALRARYRFTIRDTGIGMAEAFLGHIFEPFTRSRSTEHVEGTGLGLSITKGLIDLMGGEIAVDSKERQGTTFRVELEFELAQNEKTDIGELETGCSDTVENKVLEGCCFLVAEDNTINSEILCELLQMYGAESVVKTDGAKAVQAFSEAAPGIYDAVLMDIQMPEMNGYEATRAIRRLQRPDAGTIPIIAMTANAFAEDIQSALEAGMNAHLAKPIDIKKLLAILKKYINRT, encoded by the coding sequence ATGCCGCATGAACAACCGCTTTCCACGGCTGCGGAAGAACAGACAGCAGCTATGCTTGACCATGCTCCCGTAGCGATTTATGTCTGTGCGGCTGACAGCCGGGAGTTGCTCTATGTGAATCAGCTGGCAAAAAAGCTGTTCTTTTCCGGCGGGGAGATGGACTATGAGCTGTCATGGATTTTTGGCTCGGAAGATAAAATACAGCATTCTGAATTTCTGACCTGTCAGCACCAACATCCTGTAAATCAGCATATTTATCAGCTCAGCGTCAAGGCAATTGACTGGTCCTGCCGGGCGGCATACATCGCGTATGCCACGGATATTACAAATGCCATGGCAGAAGAGGACCAGACCAGAGCACACATTGAAGAGCTGCAGGCTACCTTCAGCGACATTCCCTGTGGTCTTTGTGTCTATCGCGCTGCGGGCAGGCATATCTCTCCTTTGTTTCATAATCCTGCCTTCTATACAATTCTCGGGTATTCTGAGGAACACATCCGGCGGATTGAACAAAAGACGGAGTATTTGGGGGTTCATCCGGATGATATCGCTTTGCTGCGTGAGCGTGTTGCGGAGGCACTCAAATGTGACGGCGTGCTGCAGCATACCTACCGGGTGTGGAGTGATGTGAAGGAAGAATTTCAGTGGATTCAGCTGGCAGGGGCCGTAAAACCACAACCGGATGGTTCCAAACTTTTTTACGGCGTATACAGCGATGTCAGCGAGCAAAGACGCCTGGAAAGAGAGATTCTCTCTTACAATGAGAAGATGCAGGACATTATCAATGCCATACCGGGCGGCGTTGCCATCTACAGGGTTTCGGATATTTTTGAGACTGTCTATTTTTCTGACGGTGTGGCAGAGTTATCCGGATATACTGTGGAAGAGTATCTCAAAATGGTTAAATGCGATGCAGCCAGGCTGATTTATCCGGAAGACACCACTATGGTGGTAAGGAAACTGCGTCAGGCTATCGAGGAGAATCGTGTAGCAGATTTTGAATTCCGCAAGCTGCACCGGGATGGCCATGTTGTCTGGGTACATCTGCAGGCAAGGCAGGTCGGAGAGGAGGACGGGCTTCCTCTGCTGCAGTGCGTTTTCCACAACATTTCCACTCTCAAGGAGACCCAGTCGGAGCTGAACCATCTGGTCAATTCCATCCCCGGGGGCATCGCCAGTTACCGCATTGAAGGGGGGCGCTTCATCCCCACATACTACTCTGACGGGATTCTGGCAATCTCCGGACATACACAGGCAGAGTTTGAGGAACTGGTACGGGAAGACGCGATGAATATCATTTACAGGTCTGACAGGGAGCGAGTGGCGGCGGCTGCAAAGGTGGCGGTGGAGAGCGGTGAGGTGCTGGATGTCTCCTACCGGATGCGCCATAAGGACGGGAATCTGATCTGGGTCCACCTCAATGGCAGGCGTATGGGACCGATGGCAGGAAATATGAAGTTCTATGCAGTATTTACCGGTATCTCACCGGAGAGCCAGCTCTTTCGGAGCATCGTCAATGAGACGGCGGACGGCATCTATGTGATTGACAGGGAAAACCATGACCTGCTCTATGCAAATGAATCCAAGAAACTCTTCGGGAACGGGCCGGACAAGGTGGGCCAGAAATGTTATGCTGCGTTGTTTGGCAAGCAGGGCCCCTGTGAAGCCTGTGTGCTGAAAAGCTGTCTGGGGGATGGTGCCGGGCATTTGATGGAGATTGAGAGTACGGGTCAGTTCTTCGACACCAGCGTCAAAGAGAGGGACTGGAATGGGATACCGGCTTATGTGCTCTATGTGAAGGATGTCACGGAGACGGTCCACAGTCGAAGAGAGAAGGAGCGGCTGGAGCAATACTTCCAGACGATGGTAAAAAACCTGCCCGGTGGTGTTGCCGTGGTCTGCTGCAATAAAGATGGAAGCATGACGCCGGAGTTTCTGTCCGATGGGTTTGCCGAGATGACAGGCATGACAAATCAGGAGGCATGGCAGCTTTACGAAAAGGATGCCATGAGGGGGGTACACCCTGACGATCAGGAACGGAGCATCCGGCATATGGAGGAATTTATGGATAGCGGCGGAACCCGCAGCGAACTTGAGTACCGGCTTTTAAAGGGGGACGGCAGCTACGTGTGGGTCAAAAATACGCTCTCCATGCTTATGAGTGAAGCCGGAGAAAAGCGCCTATATGCCAGTTACCACGACATGACAGCGGAGCGGGAGGAGCAGGAGCGGATTCGGCAGCAGTACAAGGATATGATACTGCAGCACTATCTGATGCCGGGACCCAATGCGCTGATTCTTGGCCACTGCAATATTACACGGAACCGCATTCTTGAAATAATTGACCATACAGATTCAAACCTTCTGGAGACTTTCAGTGACAGCCGGGAGGCATTTTTTACCGGTATAGGTAATCTGGTTGTGGATGCGGCCGAACGAAAATCATTCATGGAATCCTACCTCAATGCCCCGGCGCTGGAGGCATATGCCAAAGGGGAAAAAGAGGTTTTGCAAAACTGTTTTATCAAGCTGCCGAAAGAGCCGGTGGGGCGCTATGTCCAGTTCAAGGTGAATCTGGTAGAAGCCCCCGACACCGGGGATGTCACGGGTGTGCTGACCGTCACCGATATGACCGAGCAGGTCATCTCCGAGCGCATCCTGCACCGGCTGTCCGTAGTCAACTGCGATCTTGTGGTGGACGTGGATCTGCTGCGGGATCACTGCACACTTCTCAGCGGAAAGATGGAGGAGAGAGATGTAACGGTTGGCCATGCACTCCATTCCGACCGGATTTCTTTTATGCTGCGGGAGCAGGTCGTGCCAAGAGACCGGGAGCGGGTGGCCCGGATGATGGACCCGGCTTATATGAGAACACGGCTGGAACGGGAGGGCTCTTACTCACTGTCCTTCTCTGTGACGGAGGAGGATGGAAACATCTCTGCCAAGAAGCTGACCGTATCCGCTATCGACCTGCGGATAGGGCGCATCTGTCTGGCGAGAGCGGATATCACTGATTCAGTGAGGGAACAGCAGGGACTGCTCAATGTTGTTGCGTATACCTTTGAGCTTCTGGCTATGATTAACGTGGACACAGGGCGCCTTACACTGCACACCCGCAAGACCGTGCTGGAAAACCTGCCCCCATACACTGTGGAAGATTATAACGGGGCTGTGGAGCGGATTGCAGGCTCCTACGGTTCGCAGCTGTCAGATGCGGAGCGGGCGGAGATTGGGAGACAGGTCTGTCTGGAAACCATGTGCACCCGCCTGGCGGAAAGTCCGGCCGGATATGACTTTGTCCTGCCATATCAGGGGCAGGACGGTCTGCGATACAAACAGGTCAATATCCTGTGGGGAGACAGCGACCACAAGACGGTCTGTATGGTGAGGGCTGATGTGACGGATATGCTGGCGGAGGAGCGCAAAAGAAAAGCGGAACTGGAGGATGCACTTATGCAGGCCGAGCAGGCCAATCAGGCCAAGAGCGATTTCCTCTCCTCCATGAGCCATGATATTCGCACGCCTATGAACGCAATCATGGGCATGACCGCGCTCGCTTCCGCCCACGCGGACGACAGAGAAAGACTGGAGGACTGCCTGGAAAAAATCTCATTTTCCTCAAGACATCTGTTAAGTCTTATTAATGACATCCTTGATATGAGCAAAATCGAACGGGGTAAGATTGCACTGAACTGCGGGAATCTCCTGCTTACGGAACTGGTTGGCCAGATTGCAGCCATGCTCGCCACGCAGGCAGAGGACGCCGGCCTTAAGTTCACAGTAGAAATGAAGGATATGATTCATACAAATATTTACGGGGATTCCCTGCGCATCAACCAGATACTGATCAATATTATAGGGAATGCGATTAAGTTTACCCCGGAGGGCGGATGGGTGGACTTCACAGTGGAAGAAATCGCGCCAAAGGAAGGGGATGCCCTCCGCGCCCGCTACCGGTTTACCATCCGTGATACAGGGATAGGCATGGCGGAAGCGTTTCTCGGGCATATTTTTGAGCCCTTTACCCGCAGCCGCAGCACCGAGCATGTGGAAGGAACCGGACTGGGATTAAGTATTACAAAGGGCCTTATAGATTTGATGGGAGGCGAAATAGCAGTCGACAGTAAAGAGCGGCAAGGCACAACATTTAGGGTGGAGCTGGAATTTGAACTTGCGCAGAATGAAAAGACGGATATCGGGGAACTGGAAACAGGCTGTTCTGATACAGTGGAAAATAAAGTGCTTGAGGGGTGTTGCTTCCTTGTTGCTGAGGATAACACCATCAATTCGGAAATCCTGTGTGAACTGCTGCAGATGTACGGAGCGGAGTCAGTTGTGAAAACCGACGGAGCGAAGGCAGTGCAGGCTTTTTCAGAGGCTGCGCCGGGAATCTATGACGCAGTTTTGATGGATATACAAATGCCGGAGATGAACGGCTATGAGGCTACCCGTGCCATCCGTCGTCTGCAGCGGCCCGATGCCGGAACAATTCCTATTATTGCCATGACAGCAAATGCTTTTGCAGAGGATATCCAGTCCGCGTTGGAAGCGGGAATGAATGCGCATTTGGCCAAGCCCATAGACATAAAAAAACTGCTGGCGATCCTGAAGAAATACATAAACAGAACTTAA
- a CDS encoding EAL domain-containing protein, translating into MNIFSKTQEAGILLIDAEHRIVYFNDTARGMFDSVHKGEPCHRTLCGDSMLCGKCQICTESGTSIFYSQKAGCWMEVNSSRMDLPGRESYHLMLLKPVQYDNKDLLLNLTDMSTYDELYELNLTSDCYRAVHHLKGKYADSARNGTLSGMLAEVTQHMVHPDDRGAFAAFWDLGSIMERMGRKPTMVLQGQFRRKRAGRGWCWILQTVIPMRREENGDQIIMCFVQDIDRQKYENIENREPDADRLTGLYRQEKFLSAASQFLQRADEGARYCLMAIDIEHFKLFNEWYGQEAGDRFLVDIGNCLKEALVYTDGVAGYMGNDDFVILLQNSPDVLLELQNKIKGCVKQYGDQAGFQPAFGLYAVAEPSEPVRNMYDRASMALASVKGNYVRRMNWYDEGMMADMEESHKLLTQIQRALEREEFEFYAQPMCNMATGKIVGLESLVRWNHPERGLISPGEFVPLLERNGFISALDQYVWEKVCASVRRWIDAGHKAIPVSVNMSRADLFTLDVVACFTHLMEKYRLEPRLIQIEITESAYAEDFQVITDVVDRLRHAGFTVLMDDFGSGYSSLNMLKDIKVDLLKMDMKFLEKDFQSGGKGSEIVEAITSMAHLMGLRIIAEGVENREQMKFLLDIGCLYGQGYYFNRPMPIEAFEPLLSDEENIDFEGIQPTTTEGLKLRELLKGDWLSETVVNNILGGAAVYGVCGDYVELLRANQQYCRVTCTSAADLEMHRKSFIENIYQEDRQKVLNVFARARENAINGAETEARRILPDGESIWIHLRAFFLREQDGYSLFYGAINDISQQKHRELQLESSQRALTAVVHLSENDEPFMRLAEENRRTAASIFAQMTPGGMIGGYCETGFPLYFANHEMVKLLGYETYDEFAQGIRYQVENTIHPDDRDRVAQDIGPEYYAGMEYTTTYRILKKDGSWFWSLDKGRVIQAEDGRLAIVSACTDISETMMAQEKLAERNALLLRKNQELAFLNRDMPGGYHRCSDTPGFEFTYISDRFLKIFGYTRDEIERLFDNKYLNMVHPDDRSFVTETTSDIQKSLAAPNLEYRMLSKRGYIWVVDQSRYMDYASKRFYQGVIIDITETVVLRNKLQMLLKNMPEDIILITIQDGKYRCEAIANGFSRNQGIDLETYQRTLDNGSFEKSLEEGSIRRLKGKLDEAMVERDSYQDVIKLLKQDGSPLWASLDARYIKEGPEGVTYLFLLGDVTDFKEQERELRLAGEQTESILRQAGINSWEWDVSHDRLVLRNVMPVLALTGQYPKLAVPYAEVEQFPACIRGLSSVPEDYSTVIEEVLTKIRDGESPDSFQTDLPVKVEGGETIWIRIACEILRDEKKRPAKAVGYYTDVTAQKIQTFQSREDQKTLELLRKQALYDFTVNLTQDTIGSGGSMGRWARETGGKDTYTYTEMIHFLADHLVLPEFREGFLAFTDRERMLRQSRKTKILESYTYQRLVNGVPRWMRIEVHYMNFEEWPDIYVYIFAVDIDQQKKQELELTHLAQTDEMTDLYNRRAAVELIRQSLSDMEGRTAAVMIFDLDNFKLANDLFGHAYGDTVLITVAHKLKSFFRSDDVVCRLGGDEFLIFCCGLNQGEVRRKLECILKNITISKSDGKRDIVFTLSAGYAMAPEQGKSFDELYQEADMALLAAKAAGKRKFCRYDPSMKAVYN; encoded by the coding sequence GTGAATATATTTTCTAAGACTCAGGAGGCAGGGATTCTTCTGATCGATGCTGAACACCGGATCGTCTATTTTAATGATACAGCCCGCGGCATGTTTGATTCTGTTCATAAAGGGGAACCATGTCACAGAACCCTTTGCGGCGACAGCATGCTTTGCGGGAAGTGTCAGATTTGTACAGAGTCCGGCACATCCATCTTTTACAGCCAGAAGGCGGGGTGCTGGATGGAGGTGAATTCCAGCAGGATGGATCTGCCGGGGCGGGAATCCTATCATCTGATGCTGCTAAAACCCGTCCAATATGACAATAAGGACCTGCTTCTGAATTTGACAGATATGTCCACTTATGATGAGCTATATGAACTTAATCTTACGTCGGATTGTTACAGGGCAGTCCATCATTTGAAAGGAAAGTATGCCGATTCTGCCAGGAACGGTACCCTGAGCGGGATGCTGGCAGAGGTGACGCAGCACATGGTGCATCCTGACGACCGGGGAGCCTTTGCTGCGTTCTGGGATTTGGGCAGCATTATGGAGCGGATGGGGCGGAAACCAACCATGGTCCTGCAGGGGCAGTTTCGGAGAAAGCGCGCCGGCAGGGGATGGTGCTGGATACTGCAGACTGTTATTCCTATGAGACGTGAGGAAAATGGCGACCAGATCATCATGTGTTTTGTCCAGGATATTGACAGACAGAAGTATGAAAACATAGAAAATCGGGAACCAGATGCAGACCGGCTGACTGGTTTATACCGTCAGGAAAAATTTCTTTCAGCCGCCAGTCAGTTTCTTCAAAGAGCTGATGAGGGTGCGCGCTACTGTCTGATGGCAATCGATATCGAGCATTTCAAGCTCTTCAACGAATGGTATGGACAGGAGGCGGGAGACCGTTTCCTTGTTGATATCGGCAACTGCCTGAAAGAAGCGCTGGTGTACACGGACGGTGTGGCGGGATATATGGGGAATGACGATTTTGTCATACTGTTGCAGAACAGCCCGGATGTACTCCTGGAGCTTCAGAACAAGATCAAGGGCTGTGTGAAGCAGTATGGCGATCAGGCGGGCTTTCAGCCTGCATTCGGACTGTATGCCGTTGCGGAGCCTTCGGAGCCGGTGCGCAACATGTACGACAGGGCGTCCATGGCTCTGGCATCGGTCAAGGGAAACTATGTCCGGCGGATGAACTGGTACGATGAGGGCATGATGGCAGATATGGAGGAGAGCCACAAACTGCTCACCCAAATCCAACGGGCGCTGGAACGTGAGGAGTTTGAGTTTTATGCCCAGCCGATGTGCAACATGGCCACCGGCAAGATTGTCGGGCTGGAGTCTCTGGTCCGCTGGAACCATCCGGAGCGGGGGCTCATCAGCCCCGGAGAATTCGTTCCGCTGTTGGAGCGCAACGGTTTCATTTCAGCTCTGGACCAGTATGTATGGGAAAAAGTGTGCGCCAGCGTGCGCCGCTGGATTGACGCGGGTCACAAGGCCATACCGGTCTCGGTGAACATGTCCCGGGCTGATCTGTTTACTTTGGATGTGGTGGCATGCTTTACTCATCTGATGGAAAAGTACAGGCTGGAACCCAGGCTTATTCAGATCGAGATCACTGAAAGCGCCTATGCCGAGGATTTCCAGGTGATCACCGACGTAGTGGACAGACTGCGGCATGCGGGATTCACGGTGCTGATGGACGATTTCGGCAGCGGCTATTCCTCCCTTAATATGCTCAAGGATATTAAGGTGGACCTTTTGAAGATGGATATGAAGTTTTTGGAGAAGGATTTCCAGAGTGGGGGAAAGGGCAGTGAGATTGTTGAGGCCATCACCAGCATGGCGCATCTGATGGGACTGCGCATCATCGCAGAGGGCGTGGAGAACAGGGAACAGATGAAATTCCTGCTGGATATTGGCTGTCTGTACGGACAGGGCTATTACTTCAACAGGCCTATGCCCATTGAGGCGTTTGAGCCTCTGCTGTCCGATGAAGAAAATATTGATTTTGAAGGGATACAGCCAACGACTACGGAGGGACTAAAACTCAGGGAGCTGCTCAAGGGGGACTGGCTCAGTGAAACGGTAGTGAACAATATCCTGGGGGGTGCGGCGGTATACGGCGTGTGCGGCGATTACGTAGAGCTGCTCCGGGCGAACCAGCAGTATTGCAGGGTCACGTGCACCAGTGCCGCAGACCTGGAAATGCACCGTAAATCGTTTATCGAAAATATATATCAGGAGGACCGGCAGAAGGTCCTGAATGTGTTTGCGCGGGCGCGGGAGAATGCCATCAATGGCGCAGAAACAGAGGCACGCCGTATCTTACCGGACGGTGAGAGCATTTGGATTCATTTGCGGGCTTTCTTTTTGCGGGAGCAGGATGGGTACAGTCTGTTTTATGGCGCCATAAACGATATTTCTCAACAGAAGCACCGGGAACTGCAGCTGGAATCTTCACAGCGTGCTCTGACTGCTGTGGTGCATCTTTCTGAGAATGACGAGCCTTTCATGCGTCTGGCAGAGGAAAACCGGCGGACAGCGGCGTCTATCTTCGCCCAAATGACTCCGGGCGGCATGATTGGAGGTTACTGTGAGACAGGTTTCCCCCTGTATTTTGCAAACCATGAGATGGTGAAGCTGCTGGGGTATGAGACATATGATGAGTTTGCCCAGGGTATCCGGTATCAGGTGGAGAACACCATTCATCCAGACGATCGTGACAGAGTGGCACAGGACATAGGGCCGGAATACTACGCCGGGATGGAATATACGACCACTTACCGGATTCTGAAGAAAGACGGGAGCTGGTTTTGGAGTCTGGATAAAGGACGGGTCATTCAGGCAGAGGACGGGCGGCTTGCGATAGTCAGCGCCTGTACGGACATCTCAGAGACCATGATGGCGCAGGAAAAACTTGCGGAGCGCAACGCGCTGCTGTTGCGTAAGAATCAGGAGCTGGCCTTTCTCAACCGGGATATGCCGGGCGGCTATCACCGCTGTTCGGATACGCCGGGCTTTGAGTTCACCTATATCAGTGACCGGTTTCTAAAAATTTTCGGCTATACCCGGGATGAGATCGAGCGGCTGTTTGATAATAAGTACCTGAATATGGTCCATCCGGATGACCGCTCTTTCGTGACAGAAACCACATCGGACATCCAAAAGAGCCTTGCTGCACCGAATCTGGAATACCGGATGCTGTCAAAACGCGGGTATATCTGGGTCGTGGATCAGAGCCGGTATATGGATTACGCCAGCAAACGCTTCTATCAAGGTGTGATCATCGATATCACGGAGACTGTGGTATTGCGCAACAAGCTTCAGATGCTGCTGAAAAACATGCCGGAAGACATTATTCTGATTACCATTCAGGATGGAAAATACAGGTGTGAAGCTATCGCGAACGGCTTTTCAAGAAACCAGGGGATTGATTTGGAGACATACCAGAGGACTTTGGATAACGGCAGTTTTGAAAAGTCCCTGGAAGAAGGCAGTATACGCAGGCTGAAGGGTAAGCTGGATGAAGCCATGGTAGAGAGAGACAGCTATCAGGATGTCATAAAGCTTTTAAAACAAGACGGCAGTCCCCTGTGGGCATCCCTGGATGCGCGCTATATCAAGGAAGGACCGGAAGGCGTCACCTACCTGTTCCTCCTGGGGGATGTGACGGATTTCAAGGAGCAGGAGCGGGAACTTCGCCTGGCAGGTGAGCAGACGGAAAGCATCCTCCGTCAGGCCGGCATCAATAGCTGGGAATGGGATGTTTCCCATGACAGGCTAGTCCTTCGCAATGTCATGCCTGTTCTGGCGCTTACAGGACAATATCCGAAACTGGCTGTGCCGTATGCGGAAGTGGAACAGTTCCCTGCCTGTATAAGGGGGCTTTCCTCCGTGCCGGAGGATTACAGTACGGTGATAGAGGAGGTCCTTACGAAGATTCGGGATGGAGAAAGTCCGGACAGCTTCCAAACCGACCTTCCCGTTAAAGTGGAGGGTGGTGAGACCATCTGGATTCGCATTGCGTGTGAGATTCTCCGGGATGAAAAAAAACGTCCTGCAAAAGCAGTAGGTTATTATACAGATGTCACAGCCCAGAAGATTCAGACATTTCAAAGCCGCGAGGACCAAAAGACACTGGAGCTTCTCAGAAAACAGGCACTTTATGACTTCACAGTAAACCTGACGCAGGATACCATAGGTTCCGGCGGGAGCATGGGGCGCTGGGCCCGGGAGACCGGGGGGAAAGATACTTACACTTATACGGAGATGATCCATTTTCTGGCGGATCATTTGGTGTTGCCGGAATTCAGGGAGGGCTTTCTGGCATTTACTGACCGGGAGCGTATGCTCAGGCAGAGCCGAAAAACAAAAATATTGGAGAGCTATACATATCAGAGGCTGGTCAATGGAGTGCCCAGATGGATGCGGATTGAAGTCCATTATATGAATTTTGAGGAATGGCCGGATATCTATGTCTACATTTTCGCTGTGGATATTGACCAGCAGAAAAAACAGGAGCTGGAATTGACCCATCTGGCCCAAACGGATGAAATGACAGATCTCTACAACCGCCGGGCAGCCGTTGAGCTTATCCGGCAGAGCCTCTCGGATATGGAGGGACGGACCGCTGCCGTCATGATATTTGACCTGGACAATTTCAAACTGGCAAATGATTTATTCGGACATGCCTATGGGGATACAGTCCTCATAACAGTTGCGCATAAACTAAAGAGCTTTTTCCGCTCAGATGACGTGGTCTGCCGTCTGGGCGGGGATGAATTCCTGATATTCTGCTGTGGTTTGAATCAGGGGGAAGTCAGACGAAAGCTGGAGTGTATCCTGAAAAATATCACGATAAGCAAGAGTGATGGAAAGAGGGATATCGTATTTACGCTTTCAGCGGGTTACGCGATGGCTCCGGAACAAGGCAAAAGTTTTGATGAATTATACCAGGAGGCGGACATGGCCCTGCTTGCGGCGAAAGCAGCCGGCAAAAGGAAATTTTGCAGGTATGATCCTTCCATGAAAGCTGTGTACAATTAG